One part of the Helicoverpa armigera isolate CAAS_96S chromosome 3, ASM3070526v1, whole genome shotgun sequence genome encodes these proteins:
- the LOC110378898 gene encoding endoribonuclease CG2145, whose product MKIALVLLVCVAVCRADDLAHAAGQIFNNILPNLISNSVTGQQGNTATNTLQQIGTVVGGVVDYAKKKSYEDLLRQVQDSTTDEDILRVSEEMFNADINNALPYIQVNLQGKTSPLSKDDQAPQSLLSVPENVWSGPTIRPFVALFDNYHKNVIRPEFVTPNEETEQVTFINTILATGPIRSLMNFLVSKGLTQMNEYNEQVELLKKIWFTKYARHWTGLCKCSCAFENIFMAELKSNDVLGLHSWLFFAKREQDRKANYLGYLDKLDLSGKGMILKQHSVLSETKDAPEVTMFVGTSPELEVALYTMCFMARPDRPCRLRYNNINFSIQTKTLKSENVLLIDTAYPFY is encoded by the exons ATGAAAATTGCACTAGTATTATTGGTTTGTGTGGCGGTATGTCGCGCCGACGACTTGGCACATGCTGCAGGCCAAATCTTCAACAATATTTTGCCCAACTTGATCAGCAACTCTGTGACCGGCCAGCAAGGAAACACAGCGACCAACACCCTTCAGCAAATAGGCACAGTGGTGGGTGGCGTCGTGGACTATGCTAAGAAGAAGAGCTACGAGGACCTGCTGCGTCAGGTGCAGGACTCCACTACAGATGAAGACATTCTGCGTGTGAGTGAGGAAATGTTTAACGCGGATATCAACAATGCTTTGCCGTACATCCAAGTTAATCTGCAAGGCAAGACCAGCCCTCTATCGAAGGATGACCAAGCGCCACAAAG CCTCCTGAGCGTGCCTGAGAACGTGTGGAGTGGTCCAACAATCAGGCCTTTTGTTGCACTCTTCGACAATTACCACAAAAACGTGATAAGACCAGAGTTCGTCACGCCCAAT GAGGAAACGGAACAAGTCACTTTTATCAACACGATCCTTGCGACCGGGCCAATTAGGAGTCTGATGAACTTTTTGGTTAGCAAAG GACTTACCCAAATGAACGAGTACAACGAGCAAGTAGAGCTGCTGAAGAAGATCTGGTTCACGAAGTACGCGCGCCACTGGACAGGACTGTGCAAGTGCAGCTGCGCCTTCGAGAACATCTTCATGGCTGAGCTCAAGTCCAACGACGTGCTCG GGCTCCACAGCTGGTTGTTCTTCGCTAAGCGCGAACAAGATCGCAAAGCCAATTACTTGGGCTACTTGGATAAACTAGATCTGTCCGGG AAAGGAATGATCTTGAAGCAGCACTCAGTCCTGAGCGAGACTAAGGACGCGCCCGAGGTGACCATGTTCGTGGGCACGTCTCCCGAGCTGGAGGTAGCTCTGTACACCATGTGCTTCATGGCACGGCCTGACAGACCCTGCCGGCTGCGATACAACAACATCAACTTCTCCATACAAACCAAAACCTTGAAGTCAGAAAATGTACTCCTCATCGACACTGCATACCCCTTCTACTAA
- the LOC110378897 gene encoding 5'-nucleotidase domain-containing protein 3 isoform X2, producing the protein MTSLMSLRSNLTLGIRKWKSSITQLPKKSPENGLCRSFSTRELLKEAYCRTKLKFKSKKLPQDVNPRGVFACNELDLSEVKVYGFDYDYTLAHYKPSLEHLLYNLGREILLEKYKYPPEILQLEYKPNFAVRGLHYDIEKGLLLKLDSFLQIQFGAVYRGLSQVSSEEVLKLYRNRIIPIAYVEGDTRAHKPNRAKMVHLADLFSVPEMGLLCNVAEYFIKNHIDYHPEILFLDVKNSVQSCHPIMHKIVAQNVKEYIRPNADLRKYFQMLQDNDKKLFLVTNSPYHFVNAGMEMLVGHDWRDYFDVVIVNANKPKFFTEVSRPIRVFDKNANTHIWEKVTSLEKGIIYYEGTVKQLQDLTGWYGHQVLYFGDHPYSDLADVTLEHGWRTGAIINELTHEINTLNTQSFKENANWLQMLTQLIEDHQDYKDPEALEVVTEWMAERDYLRNEIKAVFNPQFGSVFRTYHNPTYFSRRLFRFADIYTSNISNLMNYSLTHTFYPRRGVMPHEYGSYFV; encoded by the exons atgacaTCGTTGATGAGTTTACGTAGTAATTTAACACTTGGAATACGAAAATGGAAAAGCAGTATAACACAACTACCGAAAAAAAGTCCAGAAAATGGGTTATGCAGGAGTTTTTCAACACGCGAGTTATTAAAAGAGGCATATTGTCGTACGAAGCTaaaatttaaat ctaAAAAATTACCTCAAGATGTAAATCCAAGAGGCGTATTTGCCTGCAATGAGCTGGATCTTTCTGAAGTCAAAGTGTATGGTTTTGACTATGATTATACTTTGGCACATTATAAACCGAGTCTGGAGCATCTGCTCTATAATCTCGGCAGAGAAATACTATTAGAAAAGTATAAG TATCCTCCAGAAATATTACAGTTGGAGTACAAACCTAATTTCGCTGTAAGAGGTTTACATTATGATATAGAGAAAGGCCTCCTTTTGAAACTGGACTCCtttttacaaatacaatttGGGGCTGTGTACCGAGGTCTCTCGCAGGTGTCTTCTGAGGAAGTGCTCAAGTTATACAGGAACAGAATCATACCCATCGCATATGTTGAGGGAGATACTAGAGCTCATAAA CCGAATAGAGCTAAGATGGTGCATTTAGCAGATTTATTTTCAGTTCCTGAAATGGGTTTACTGTGTAACGTAGCTgagtattttatcaaaaatcacATTGACTATCATCCTGAAATTTTGTTCTTAGATGTCAAG AACTCAGTGCAAAGCTGCCATCCTATAATGCACAAGATAGTTGCTCAAAATGTGAAGGAGTACATAAGGCCCAATGCAGACCTGAGGAAATACTTTCAAATGCTGCAGGATAATGATAAGAAGCTCTTCCTCGTGACAAACAGTCCATATCATTTTGT taatgCAGGCATGGAGATGTTGGTAGGCCATGACTGGCGAGACTATTTCGACGTAGTGATCGTGAACGCGAATAAACCCAAGTTCTTCACGGAGGTGTCGCGGCCCATCCGAGTGTTCGACAAAAACGCCAATACACACATTTGGGAAAAAGTCACGTCGTTAGAAAAGGGAATCATTTATTACGAG GGTACGGTGAAGCAGCTACAAGACCTGACGGGCTGGTACGGGCACCAGGTGCTGTACTTCGGCGACCACCCGTACAGCGACCTCGCTGATGTCACGCTCGAGCACGGCTGGCGTACTGGCGCTATCATTAATGAGTTGACG CATGAAATCAACACCTTGAACACACAGTCGTTCAAGGAGAACGCGAACTGGCTGCAGATGCTGACGCAGCTCATTGAGGATCACCAGGACTACAAGGACCCTGAAGCTTTGGAGGTCGTCACCGAGTGGATGGCCGAAAGGGACTACCTCAG GAATGAAATAAAGGCAGTGTTTAACCCACAATTCGGTAGCGTGTTCCGTACATACCACAACCCGACTTACTTCTCGCGGCGTCTGTTCCGCTTCGCCGACATCTACACCTCGAACATCTCCAACCTGATGAACTACTCGCTCACGCACACCTTCTACCCGCGCCGCGGCGTCATGCCGCACGAGTATGGCTCTTATTTCGTCTGA
- the LOC110378897 gene encoding 5'-nucleotidase domain-containing protein 3 isoform X1, with the protein MTSLMSLRSNLTLGIRKWKSSITQLPKKSPENGLCRSFSTRELLKEAYCRTKLKFKSKKLPQDVNPRGVFACNELDLSEVKVYGFDYDYTLAHYKPSLEHLLYNLGREILLEKYKYPPEILQLEYKPNFAVRGLHYDIEKGLLLKLDSFLQIQFGAVYRGLSQVSSEEVLKLYRNRIIPIAYVEGDTRAHKPNRAKMVHLADLFSVPEMGLLCNVAEYFIKNHIDYHPEILFLDVKNSVQSCHPIMHKIVAQNVKEYIRPNADLRKYFQMLQDNDKKLFLVTNSPYHFVNAGMEMLVGHDWRDYFDVVIVNANKPKFFTEVSRPIRVFDKNANTHIWEKVTSLEKGIIYYEGTVKQLQDLTGWYGHQVLYFGDHPYSDLADVTLEHGWRTGAIINELTHEINTLNTQSFKENANWLQMLTQLIEDHQDYKDPEALEVVTEWMAERDYLRSCCVNCRNEIKAVFNPQFGSVFRTYHNPTYFSRRLFRFADIYTSNISNLMNYSLTHTFYPRRGVMPHEYGSYFV; encoded by the exons atgacaTCGTTGATGAGTTTACGTAGTAATTTAACACTTGGAATACGAAAATGGAAAAGCAGTATAACACAACTACCGAAAAAAAGTCCAGAAAATGGGTTATGCAGGAGTTTTTCAACACGCGAGTTATTAAAAGAGGCATATTGTCGTACGAAGCTaaaatttaaat ctaAAAAATTACCTCAAGATGTAAATCCAAGAGGCGTATTTGCCTGCAATGAGCTGGATCTTTCTGAAGTCAAAGTGTATGGTTTTGACTATGATTATACTTTGGCACATTATAAACCGAGTCTGGAGCATCTGCTCTATAATCTCGGCAGAGAAATACTATTAGAAAAGTATAAG TATCCTCCAGAAATATTACAGTTGGAGTACAAACCTAATTTCGCTGTAAGAGGTTTACATTATGATATAGAGAAAGGCCTCCTTTTGAAACTGGACTCCtttttacaaatacaatttGGGGCTGTGTACCGAGGTCTCTCGCAGGTGTCTTCTGAGGAAGTGCTCAAGTTATACAGGAACAGAATCATACCCATCGCATATGTTGAGGGAGATACTAGAGCTCATAAA CCGAATAGAGCTAAGATGGTGCATTTAGCAGATTTATTTTCAGTTCCTGAAATGGGTTTACTGTGTAACGTAGCTgagtattttatcaaaaatcacATTGACTATCATCCTGAAATTTTGTTCTTAGATGTCAAG AACTCAGTGCAAAGCTGCCATCCTATAATGCACAAGATAGTTGCTCAAAATGTGAAGGAGTACATAAGGCCCAATGCAGACCTGAGGAAATACTTTCAAATGCTGCAGGATAATGATAAGAAGCTCTTCCTCGTGACAAACAGTCCATATCATTTTGT taatgCAGGCATGGAGATGTTGGTAGGCCATGACTGGCGAGACTATTTCGACGTAGTGATCGTGAACGCGAATAAACCCAAGTTCTTCACGGAGGTGTCGCGGCCCATCCGAGTGTTCGACAAAAACGCCAATACACACATTTGGGAAAAAGTCACGTCGTTAGAAAAGGGAATCATTTATTACGAG GGTACGGTGAAGCAGCTACAAGACCTGACGGGCTGGTACGGGCACCAGGTGCTGTACTTCGGCGACCACCCGTACAGCGACCTCGCTGATGTCACGCTCGAGCACGGCTGGCGTACTGGCGCTATCATTAATGAGTTGACG CATGAAATCAACACCTTGAACACACAGTCGTTCAAGGAGAACGCGAACTGGCTGCAGATGCTGACGCAGCTCATTGAGGATCACCAGGACTACAAGGACCCTGAAGCTTTGGAGGTCGTCACCGAGTGGATGGCCGAAAGGGACTACCTCAG GAGTTGTTGTGTCAATTGCAGGAATGAAATAAAGGCAGTGTTTAACCCACAATTCGGTAGCGTGTTCCGTACATACCACAACCCGACTTACTTCTCGCGGCGTCTGTTCCGCTTCGCCGACATCTACACCTCGAACATCTCCAACCTGATGAACTACTCGCTCACGCACACCTTCTACCCGCGCCGCGGCGTCATGCCGCACGAGTATGGCTCTTATTTCGTCTGA
- the LOC110378899 gene encoding uncharacterized protein LOC110378899 yields the protein MKAAALILLSVFCTIECRKIVPINKHANIDFINMESGGMRPAAPAVQPPKQPVPQAVPSQPAPAPVAPAPAKPQTPVPAAKPVPVPVPTPPKPAQPTPAQIKPVPVNPPPASNPITTPGPGSVKSLINFYDSRGNASPIRPYSYSQAVKQG from the exons ATGAAGGCTGCCGCGCTGATTTTGCTGTCCGTCTTCTGTACGATTGAAT GTCGGAAGATCGTGCCGATAAACAAACATGCGAACATTGACTTTATCAACATGGAGAGTGGGGGGATGAGGCCGGCGGCGCCCGCTGTGCAGCCTCCCAAGCAACCGGTGCCTCAAGCTGTGCCCAGCCAGCCAGCCCCGGCGCCCGTCGCACCCGCCCCTGCAAAGCCCCAGACACCTGTGCCTGCCGCCAAGCCTGTCCCCGTACCCGTGCCTACGCCGCCGAAGCCTGCTCAACCCACTCCCGCTCAAATCAAGCCAGTTCCAGTCAACCCCCCACCTGCATCTAACCCGATAACGACCCCTGGACCCGGTAGCGTTAAATCACTCATCAACTTCTACGACAGCAGAGGCAATGCCAGTCCCATCCGGCCTTACAGCTACAGCCAAGCCGTCAAGCAaggttaa